A single Gemmatimonadota bacterium DNA region contains:
- a CDS encoding cupin domain-containing protein — translation MAPPNPIMHAALNRINIEEIKERIGPPPASCAVVAADHVTAAFIWQESGTVNDNHCHDYDEWWLVLEGEIDWVIEGRDETVHAKAGDFIFVPALTFHHIFPVGGKPSIRLGVALTGHGHLHERPERKVKVTLE, via the coding sequence ATGGCCCCGCCGAACCCGATCATGCACGCCGCGCTCAACCGCATCAATATCGAGGAGATCAAGGAACGGATCGGCCCGCCGCCCGCCTCCTGCGCCGTCGTTGCCGCGGACCACGTGACCGCGGCGTTCATCTGGCAGGAGTCGGGCACGGTCAACGACAATCACTGCCACGATTACGACGAGTGGTGGCTGGTGCTGGAGGGCGAGATCGACTGGGTGATCGAGGGCCGTGACGAGACTGTTCATGCGAAGGCGGGAGATTTCATTTTCGTACCAGCCCTGACGTTCCATCACATTTTCCCCGTGGGCGGCAAGCCGTCCATCCGTCTCGGCGTGGCGCTGACGGGACACGGGCATCTGCACGAGCGGCCGGAGCGCAAGGTGAAGGTCACCCTGGAGTAA
- a CDS encoding mandelate racemase/muconate lactonizing enzyme family protein, producing MRIVEVSALVLRLPRVTEACDGTQDTCLISIETDEGIKGWGEVDSCPTVVKAVIDAPLSHQICNGLANALAGADPLDIDACTDRMMASANYYGRVGVGRHAMAGINLALWDIAGKASGQPVYELLGGAHRLRFRAYASVLFGDTPKQTRAIGRKFADQGFTAVKFGWGPMGKDERQDVALVREARRGTGDEVDVLIDAGQVWDWKTALTRSRQFAEYRPFWIEEPLHPDDIKGYAALTAESPVPIATGEAESRLEDFERLVTEGGLDWIQPDPGRCGITTMAEAGRTAHRHGRKVVNHSYKSGITMAASLHALAALPNASVFEFCMSDSPLRHELTHERFNIDDEGFVAVPDGPGLGVTVDEETVSKYRVA from the coding sequence GTGCGGATCGTCGAGGTTTCCGCCTTGGTCCTGCGGCTGCCCCGGGTGACGGAAGCCTGTGACGGGACGCAGGATACCTGCCTGATCAGCATCGAAACCGACGAAGGCATCAAGGGCTGGGGCGAAGTCGACTCGTGTCCCACCGTGGTCAAGGCCGTCATCGACGCGCCGCTGTCGCACCAGATCTGCAACGGCCTGGCCAACGCGCTGGCCGGCGCCGATCCCCTGGACATCGACGCCTGCACGGATCGGATGATGGCGTCGGCAAACTACTATGGCCGGGTCGGCGTGGGGCGACACGCCATGGCTGGGATCAACCTGGCGCTCTGGGACATCGCGGGGAAAGCGAGCGGACAGCCCGTCTACGAACTCCTGGGCGGCGCGCACCGGCTCAGGTTCCGGGCCTATGCCTCCGTACTGTTCGGAGACACGCCGAAGCAGACCCGGGCGATCGGCCGGAAATTCGCCGACCAGGGATTCACGGCTGTGAAGTTCGGCTGGGGCCCCATGGGGAAGGACGAAAGGCAGGACGTCGCCCTGGTGCGGGAGGCCCGGCGAGGCACGGGTGACGAGGTGGACGTGCTCATCGACGCCGGCCAGGTATGGGACTGGAAGACCGCGCTCACCCGGTCCCGGCAGTTCGCCGAGTACCGGCCCTTCTGGATCGAAGAGCCGCTGCATCCGGACGACATCAAAGGATATGCCGCGCTGACCGCGGAGAGTCCGGTGCCCATCGCCACCGGGGAAGCGGAGTCCCGGCTCGAGGACTTCGAACGGCTCGTCACCGAGGGCGGGCTCGACTGGATCCAGCCGGACCCGGGACGCTGCGGAATTACGACCATGGCCGAAGCCGGCCGGACCGCCCACCGGCACGGCCGCAAGGTCGTCAACCACAGTTACAAGAGCGGCATTACCATGGCGGCGTCGCTGCACGCCCTGGCTGCCCTGCCCAACGCGTCCGTCTTCGAGTTTTGCATGTCCGATTCGCCGCTGCGACACGAACTGACCCATGAAAGGTTCAATATCGATGACGAAGGATTCGTGGCGGTGCCCGACGGACCCGGGCTGGGCGTCACGGTAGACGAGGAAACCGTATCGAAGTACCGGGTCGCGTAG